A genome region from Euphorbia lathyris chromosome 4, ddEupLath1.1, whole genome shotgun sequence includes the following:
- the LOC136227039 gene encoding uncharacterized protein, which translates to MGFVYSDRFISAFEISCPNLEELSLNLNVVPICYSKLVTQAIKNVVSCSLLLESFDLNCDGIPGLVIASESLKRLALGHLTDVEISCPNLEKLIILNDLGRDGTVKLLNLSSLLCATIDFYGPEFYGLGEWEEDDISDQESQKSWIQDILQQLQHIKELTLGRCFIKVLSKFVSMGDLFLPVLDIKCLILYYSNTTNPKFGIACVLRNSHVLEKLVINVPHYDQKYYNFLKQTDFGKNYWNSNEMDFDCLSLHLKTIMIIDCPEEVVLTFVKFLLKNARVLEKMVVEFKDHVTTSKMATFE; encoded by the exons TAATGTTGTGCCGATATGTTATTCAAAGCTGGTTACTCAAGCGATTAAAAATGTTGTATCTTGTAGTTTGTTACTCGAATCATTTGATCTTAACTGTGATGGGATTCCAGGGCTGGTTATTGCTTCGGaatctttgaaaagattggCTTTAGGACACTTAACTGATGTGGAAATTTCATGTCCAAATCTTGAAAAACTGATTATTCTTAATGATTTGGGACGAGATGGAACTGTTAAATTACTGAATCTGTCATCTTTACTTTGTGCTACTATTGATTTTTACGGTCCCGAGTTTTATGGTCTGGGGGAGTGGGAGGAGGATGATATTTCAGATCAAGAAAGTCAAAAAAGTTGGATTCAAGACATTCTTCAACAGCTTCAACATATCAAAGAGCTAACACTTGGGAGATGCTTTATCAAG GTTCTCTCAAAATTTGTTTCCATGGGAGATCTGTTTTTACCGGTGTTAGACATCAAATGCTTGATTTTGTATTATTCTAATACCACCAACCCTAAATTTGGAATTGCATGTGTACTTCGTAATTCACATGTGCTTGAGAAATTAGTTATTAATGTGCCGCACTATGATCAG AAATATTATAATTTCCTCAAGCAGACTGATTTTGGAAAAAACTATTGGAATTCCAATGAGATGGACTTTGATTGTTTATCATTGCATCTGAAGACTATTATGATCATTGACTGTCCGGAGGAGGTTGTTTTAACCTTTGTAAAATTTCTCCTCAAGAATGCAAGAGTGTTGGAAAAGATGGTGGTGGAATTCAAAGATCATGTAACAACTTCTAAGATGGCAACATTTGAATGA